The following DNA comes from Cucumis sativus cultivar 9930 chromosome 7, Cucumber_9930_V3, whole genome shotgun sequence.
CCCCAAACCCTCCCAATATacatgtgtatgtatatatatataacttcaTCAACGAACGAGCATGATGAGCaatgaaaagcaaaagaaatcTACTCAggtaaaattaagaaattatcGCTCAGCATATACTCATTATCCGAGCACTCATACAACTGTCCTACTTAATTATATACAATCTTAGACAATATTTtgcaattaattaatcaataccTAGGATTTGGATTGCCTTTCACAAATTTCTGTCCATACTTCCGCCAGCGGTATCCATCATTGACGATGTCAACCTCACTAGGAGTTTGAACAACAACCCGAGATTCAACAGTTGACTTGTCTGCTACTGTCGTCACGTCAATATTAcatcttttcttccttttgaaactaattaagCGTTAGttcacaaatttattaataaagaaaaaaaaaaaaaaacagtcaGTGCTTTAGCGTACTCTCGTTTCAGGTCTGGTGTATCGTCACTATCAACCTCATCATTAGTCCTAGACCTTTTCGAAACTTCATCTTTTACATTATCACTGGCTATAACTGATGGTGGTTGACGCATATCAGCAAGCTCAGTTTGTTGAGGTGTCTGGCTAAGTGCAATGGAGGTTTTATCTTCAAGTACCGAGGCAATGAAATACATCAAAGAACTGTATATAACCAAAACAAGATATGAGTTACACAGTTTCTTTCTTACCTTGAGAATTTCCAGAAGCATGTTCAcctaatttttcttcaaccaTGGTAACGACTCCAACAGGAACTGGAATATGAGGTTGAGGTTTAGGATGATCGTGCTGACCAAAGTAAACAGTGTCTGTGATTTTCCCATCATGAGTACGCTCCAGTTGTTTTTTCACCATGCAAGTAGGATGCGTACATCTGTAATAGCTTCTAACAAAGACATTGCCCTTAACCAGTTTCTGACCATATTTCCGCCAGTTAAATCCATCCTCTGATACTTTCTCTCGTATACTGGAGGTAATACATACTTTCAAAACAGATAGGGGATTCTGTTCTGCAGTAATTGGCTTATGGGTCACTTTCTCAGTCACTATACTAGAGATTTCTCCTCG
Coding sequences within:
- the WRKY49 gene encoding probable WRKY transcription factor 20-like isoform X1 — its product is MVSTGDGDQLENEVDSDQLDHENSSDSQPQASQDDPGGTNASKSDHKCTGASSNTLEEAVKQPEVTIALVDRGEISSIVTEKVTHKPITAEQNPLSVLKVCITSSIREKVSEDGFNWRKYGQKLVKGNVFVRSYYRCTHPTCMVKKQLERTHDGKITDTVYFGQHDHPKPQPHIPVPVGVVTMVEEKLGEHASGNSQDKTSIALSQTPQQTELADMRQPPSVIASDNVKDEVSKRSRTNDEVDSDDTPDLKRDFKRKKRCNIDVTTVADKSTVESRVVVQTPSEVDIVNDGYRWRKYGQKFVKGNPNPRSYYRCSSPGCPVKKHVERASHDPKIVLTTYEGQHDHVVPPIRTVTLNSVGSTTAQSDETKPKPVSTVVHASKDPRSDSSSEGKLIEENGKLNATETSDDIILDGVVVNPSPGVASEQNKQLKVAIES
- the WRKY49 gene encoding probable WRKY transcription factor 20-like isoform X2, which translates into the protein MVSTGDGDQLENEVDSDQLDHENSSDSQPQASQDDPGGTNASKSDHKCTGASSNTLEEAVKQPEVTIALVDRGEISSIVTEKVTHKPITAEQNPLSVLKVCITSSIREKVSEDGFNWRKYGQKLVKGNVFVRSYYRCTHPTCMVKKQLERTHDGKITDTVYFGQHDHPKPQPHIPVPVGVVTMVEEKLGEHASGNSQDKTSIALSQTPQQTELADMRQPPSVIASDNVKDEVSKRSRTNDEVDSDDTPDLKREKKRCNIDVTTVADKSTVESRVVVQTPSEVDIVNDGYRWRKYGQKFVKGNPNPRSYYRCSSPGCPVKKHVERASHDPKIVLTTYEGQHDHVVPPIRTVTLNSVGSTTAQSDETKPKPVSTVVHASKDPRSDSSSEGKLIEENGKLNATETSDDIILDGVVVNPSPGVASEQNKQLKVAIES